One window of the Acaryochloris sp. CCMEE 5410 genome contains the following:
- a CDS encoding PstS family phosphate ABC transporter substrate-binding protein produces the protein MDSASKSVLLLQPLKFQAQVWTTALQSQQIEVIEEPVGISFSQLAGQRDAIERANIGLLLVDLGAQHLNAFDICRWYHDNYPDLKLILTAGLRKKVLSTERRLALEQGAEDLFPGFQQDNILPAAIGRVRRILEILRYHPLEEQNLIDDLMAFYRHGAVPAHKLPTPTEMAFSTSRQSCPIDFEENPQTTIILPERAYSVQRLSSPDESPPPVSPPSPPQPKLSKFYLKASLVALLLLIAGFWGWLRSPRQFQISPIQGAANLALTPTFSEVPDVPEGLYNYGGSATWALIRPQVEDAIAKVYPNLQLRYVETVQGTPGSGQGIKMLLDGKIDFTQSTRPLNDEEYAIATKRGFKVTQHAIGLDGIAVVVHPSLNVPGLTVAQLRQIYLGNINNWNQLGGPDQDIIPFSRQSGDSGTADYFQEYVLQNEPFSSTVVPIYSTTDALRQLNGATGGIYYASAAEVLYQCIGKPIPLGLSPDKLIPPQQGKPTQNCPPARNQPNLEAFRDGSYPITRSLYVIVKENKDREQLIGEAYTDMMLSEQGQKLIEQAGFVRIE, from the coding sequence ATGGATAGCGCCAGCAAATCTGTACTGCTCCTACAGCCCCTAAAATTCCAGGCTCAGGTATGGACAACCGCCCTACAATCCCAACAAATCGAAGTCATTGAAGAGCCTGTCGGCATCAGTTTCTCGCAACTCGCAGGTCAGCGTGATGCCATTGAACGGGCCAATATTGGCCTGCTGCTAGTGGATCTAGGGGCTCAACATCTGAACGCCTTTGATATCTGTCGGTGGTATCACGACAATTACCCCGACCTCAAGCTGATCCTGACCGCAGGGTTACGAAAAAAGGTTCTATCCACGGAGCGACGCTTAGCCCTAGAACAAGGTGCGGAAGACTTATTCCCTGGATTTCAACAAGATAATATTTTACCTGCAGCCATTGGTCGGGTGAGACGCATCCTAGAGATCCTGAGATATCACCCCTTAGAAGAACAAAATCTGATCGATGATCTGATGGCCTTCTATCGGCACGGTGCTGTTCCCGCCCACAAATTACCGACCCCCACGGAAATGGCGTTTTCGACTTCTCGCCAGAGCTGCCCCATCGACTTCGAAGAAAACCCGCAAACCACTATCATCCTGCCAGAGCGAGCCTATTCGGTGCAGCGGTTGTCGAGTCCAGACGAGTCTCCCCCACCCGTTTCACCCCCATCCCCCCCCCAACCCAAGCTCAGCAAGTTCTATCTCAAAGCGTCTTTAGTTGCCTTGCTCCTTCTGATTGCCGGTTTCTGGGGATGGTTACGGTCACCCCGTCAATTCCAAATCAGCCCGATTCAGGGGGCTGCTAATTTGGCACTCACCCCTACTTTTTCTGAAGTGCCTGATGTTCCAGAAGGGCTGTATAACTATGGCGGTAGCGCCACTTGGGCTTTGATCCGTCCCCAGGTCGAAGATGCGATCGCAAAGGTCTATCCCAACCTGCAGTTACGCTATGTAGAAACCGTCCAGGGCACACCCGGCTCGGGTCAAGGCATCAAAATGCTCCTGGATGGCAAAATTGACTTTACCCAATCCACCCGCCCCCTCAATGATGAAGAATATGCGATCGCAACCAAAAGAGGGTTCAAAGTCACCCAACATGCCATTGGCCTGGATGGTATCGCGGTCGTCGTTCATCCTTCCCTGAACGTACCAGGCCTAACCGTCGCCCAACTACGACAAATCTATTTAGGCAATATCAATAACTGGAATCAGCTAGGGGGACCGGATCAAGATATTATTCCTTTTTCGCGCCAATCTGGGGATTCTGGCACCGCAGATTATTTCCAAGAGTATGTGCTGCAAAATGAACCTTTTAGTTCAACCGTTGTCCCCATCTACTCCACCACAGATGCCCTACGCCAACTCAATGGTGCTACTGGGGGGATTTATTATGCCTCAGCGGCAGAAGTGCTCTACCAATGTATTGGCAAACCCATTCCCTTAGGACTCAGTCCAGATAAACTCATCCCTCCCCAGCAGGGCAAGCCAACCCAGAATTGTCCCCCCGCTCGGAACCAGCCTAATTTAGAGGCGTTCCGCGATGGCAGCTACCCCATCACCCGATCCCTTTACGTCATTGTCAAAGAGAACAAAGATCGGGAGCAGTTAATTGGCGAAGCCTATACAGACATGATGTTGAGCGAGCAGGGCCAGAAGCTCATTGAACAAGCAGGGTTTGTCAGAATCGAATAA
- a CDS encoding cupin codes for MPTLIAQPTIITAAGNKPKRIEEFFGRVNSKHDHISVARMVSPAGWQEPGQKPEFQEMTVVLQGLLRVEYEGGVLDVQAGQAIVTEPGEWIRYSTPDGAEYIAVCLPAFSPEAVHRDVDKI; via the coding sequence ATGCCCACTTTGATTGCCCAGCCGACGATTATTACTGCTGCCGGGAATAAACCCAAACGGATTGAAGAATTTTTTGGGCGAGTCAATTCCAAGCATGACCATATCAGCGTTGCCCGCATGGTATCGCCTGCAGGCTGGCAAGAACCTGGACAAAAGCCCGAATTCCAGGAAATGACCGTTGTCCTGCAAGGATTATTGCGAGTTGAGTATGAGGGGGGTGTCTTGGATGTGCAGGCGGGGCAAGCCATCGTTACAGAACCGGGGGAATGGATTCGGTATAGCACGCCGGATGGCGCAGAGTATATTGCAGTCTGCTTACCCGCCTTTTCACCAGAGGCGGTTCATCGGGATGTTGATAAAATCTAA